In a single window of the Gossypium hirsutum isolate 1008001.06 chromosome D02, Gossypium_hirsutum_v2.1, whole genome shotgun sequence genome:
- the LOC107943339 gene encoding uncharacterized protein, which yields MTGTEDRSHGGDQPPDLQMQAITRTLQRLLENALEPIHSRLDKIEGGGSQSVHNEHNDENDTEHSPRVNQRPGRTVDDNISNIKVAIPSFQGRSDPDAYLTWESKVEHVFECYNYSEQKKVRLAAMEFVDYALVWWDQLLISRRRTGEGLVRTWEDMKRIMWRRFVPSHYHRDLFQKLQTLKQGNRSIEDYFKEMEMSMMRANIVEDREATMARKQAPQPPLRIREPGESSKPKPPIADNGRGKQPMVAPERSRDIQYFKCLGRGHVASQCPNRRVMLMREDGEIESDSEEEVHERSTKEDEENDLEVAESGQVMEIMVVKRSLNMQQVQDEQQRETIFHTRCKVQDKVCVVIIDSGSCTNVASSMMVDRLGLKTTKYPNPYKLQWLNDGGELKVTKQVVVPFSIGNYKDEVLCDVVSMDATHLLLGCPWQYDKRAMHDGFTNRYSFMHAGKKITLAPLTPSQVIEDQTSLKKSKEVAKEKKKMSVYASSREIRKCLSSHQSLFILMFKDHCLLAEFPADLPASIVSLLQEFEDVFPKETPKGLPPLRGIEHQIDFIPGATIPNRPAYRTNPEETKELQRQVAELMDKGYIRESLSPCAVPVLLVPKKDGSWRMCVDCRAVNQITIKYRHPIPRLDDMLDELCGAVIFSKIDLKSGYHQIRMREGDEWKTAFKTKLGLYECL from the exons ATGACAGGAACAGAAGATCGTAGTCATGGTGGAGATCAACCACCAGATTTGCAAATGCAAGCTATTACTCGCACCTTGCAACGTCTATTAGAAAATGCATTAGAGCCTATACACTCTCGTTTGGACAAGATTGAAGGGGGTGGTTCACAATCTGTCCATAATGAACATAATGATGAAAATGACACTGAACATTCACCAAGGGTGAATCAACGACCAGGACGCACAGTTGACGATAATATTTCTAACATTAAAGTTGCCATACCTTCTTTTCAGGGACGTTCAGATCCAGATGCTTATCTAACGTGGGAAAGCAAGGTTGAACACGTTTTTGAGTGTTATAACTACTCAGAACAGAAAAAAGTTCGACTAGCAGCTATGGAGTTTGTTGACTATGCACTAGTATGGTGGGACCAATTACTGATTAGTCGACGACGTACAGGTGAAGGTCTAGTGAGAACATGGGAAGATATGAAGCGTATCATGTGGAGACGATTTGTTCCTTCTCACTATCATCGAGATTTATTTCAGAAATTACAAACCTTGAAACAGGGCAACAGGAGCATTGAGGACTATTTCAAGGAGATGGAGATGTCCATGATGCGTGCAAACATAGTTGAGGACCGTGAGGCGACTATGGCTCG GAAACAAGCACCACAACCGCCATTACGGATTCGAGAGCCAGGCGAATCCAGCAAACCAAAGCCTCCCATTGCTGATAATGGACGTGGCAAACAACCAATGGTGGCACCAGAACGATCAAGAGATATTCAGTACTTTAAGTGCCTTGGTAGAGGACATGTTGCTAGCCAGTGTCCTAATCGGAGGGTTATGTTGATGCGAGAAGATGGAGAGATCGAGTCAGATTCTGAGGAAGAAGTACATGAACGCTCGActaaagaagatgaagagaatGACCTAGAAGTTGCTGAATCTGGTCAAGTTATGGAGATCATGGTTGTCAAACGTAGTTTGAATATGCAACAGGTGCAAGACGAGCAACAACGTGAGACTATCTTTCACACACGATGCAAGGTTCAAGATAAGGTATGTGTTGTGATTATTGATAGCGGTAGTTGTACTAATGTTGCTAGTTCAATGATGGTTGACAGATTAGGTCTTAAGACGACAAAGTATCCGAATCCGTACAAGTTGCAGTGGTTGAATGACGGTGGAGAACTTAAAGTGACGAAACAAGTAGTTGTACCGTTTTCAATTGGAAACTACAAGGACGaggtcctttgtgatgttgtgtcGATGGATGCTACTCACCTTCTTTTGGGGTGCCCTTGGCAGTATGACAAGAGGGCAATGCATGATGGTTTTACAAATCGATACTCTTTTATGCATGCAGGTAAGAAGATTACTTTGGCTCCTTTGACACCGAGTCAAGTAATTGAAGATCAAACAAGCTTGAAAAAGAGTAAGGAAGttgcaaaggagaagaaaaagatgaGTGTATATGCAAGCAGTCGAGAAATCAGGAAATGTCTTTCCTCTCACCAATCcttgtttattttaatgtttaaagatcattgtttattGGCTGAGTTCCCTGCTGATTTGCCTGCATCGATTGTGTCCCTTTTGCAAGAGTTTGaggatgtgtttccaaaagaaaCACCGAAGGGATTACCACCTCTTCGTGGCATTGAGCACCAGATTGATTTCATTCCAGGTGCTACcattccaaatcgaccagcttatcgtACAAaccctgaagagacgaaagagcTTCAAAGGCAAGTTGCAGAATTGATGGACAAGGGTTATATTCGAGAAAGTCTGAGTCCATGTGCTGTTCCGGTGTTGTTAGTAccgaagaaagatgggtcttggaggatgtgcgtagattgTAGAGCTGTGAATCAAATTACAAttaagtatcgtcatcctattcctagacttgatgacaTGTTGGACGAGCTTTGCGGAGCCGTCATCTTCTCCAAAATTGACTTGAAGAGTGGATATCATCAGATTCGCATGCGAGAAGGCGACGAATGGAAGACAGCCTTCAAAACAAAGCtaggtttgtatgaatg TTTATAG